Part of the Coriobacteriaceae bacterium genome is shown below.
TTACTTTGGCGTGTTTCATTGCTTGATGAAACTGATTTTTAGTAAACAGTTGACGATATTCTCGATTGACCCATTTTGAAACAAAGTACGTATATAGCTTCCAATATTTATCTGGAACATCTGTGGTATGGCGGGTAAGTTTTATTAAGACACTGTTTACTTTTGGTTTAGGATGAAAGCATTCCGCTGGCAGCTTAAGCAATTGCTGAATCGAGACTTGAGTGTGCAAGAGCAACCCTAGTGTTCGGTGAATATCCAAGGTACGCTTGTAGAATCCTTCTTCAACAATCAGATAGATGTCAGACGCATGGCTTTCAAAAACCACTTTTTTAATAATTTGTGTGCTTAAATGGTAAGGAATACTCCCAACAATTTTATACCTCTGTTTGTTAGGGAATTGAAACTGTAGAATATCTTGGTGAATTAAAGTGACACGAGTATTCAGTTTTAATTTTTCTGACGATAAGTTGAATAGATGACTGTCTAATTCAATAGACGTTACCTGTTTACTTATTTTAGCCAGTTTCGTCGTTAAATGCCCTTTACCTGTTCCAATTTCGTAAACGGTATCGGTTTCTTTTAAATTCAATTGTTTTATTATTTGGTTGAGTACTTTTTCACTCGTTAAAAAGTTTTGAGAATATTTTATATTTTTGTTCATGTAATCACTCCTTCTTAGTATGTGATACCGGAAAGACCTATCCGGATGTCCAAAGCCTGCTGCTTCTAAGCGACCTCTTCGGCGTCTCCATCGATGAACTTGTGAAAGGAGACGTGGTTTCAATGAAGGAAGTCGTAAGCAAGGATGCGCTCGAGATGGAGCGATTGGCGATGGGGTCTGCTGCCCTGCTGCTCGCGGGGATTGCATGCATGGCAGGCATCTACGCACTACTGCCCGAGCCATCGTTCATCCCGCATATGTCCACAGGCGCGCTGATCGGGATACTCGTGTTTGTTGCATCCTGGATCCCGTCGCTCGTATGCACGTCGCGCATCGAGAGGATCAAACGCGAGCATGACCTTGTGACGTTCCGTGAGATCAGCGCGTTCATGGACGGCGAGGAGGCTCCGAGCGAGACCGATGCGCTTTCCAGACGCAGGTCACGGCTCAGCCCTGCGCTCAAGATGGCCTGCGGTGCGGGGTTCGGCTTCCTCATCGCGTTCCTGATCACGGCACTAGTGAATGCCTTGCACTAGATGCACGCCTCTTTGACGGACTCAAAGCCAGCTAGGATTCCGGGGGCATGTAGGTCTTTAGGTACTCCAGCACCGTTTCGAGATATTGCCGATAGACTGCGCTGTCGTTCTGGAGCCCGTGACCCGAGTGCTCCGCCACAAAGCAGTCGTGGGGGACGCCGTTTTCGGTAAGCGCCCTATCGAGGCGTACCGATGCCTTGAAGGGCTGCATAGTGTCGTGAGTGCAGTAGGCCATGACCGTGGGTACCGCGTCCTTCGTCACCCAGAGAAGCGCCGAGGCGTCCTTGACGGCGGCGTCGTAGGCGGGCGTACCGAACATGTCCGGCGTGAGCTTGGCACCCGTCATAACGCCGAACAGGCCCGCCGCTTCTGCTTGGGCTTCCGGCTTGTCCAGCCCGTAGTTGTCCCAGTCCTCGGGGTAGAAGCTGGAAGGCCCCACGGCTTCGAACACGAACCTCACCGGCACCGGCGATTCCGCAGTGTCGCGGTAAGCGTACAGCAGGGCGAGGCACCCGCCGGCCGATCCGCCCCCGATGGCCATCTCGTTCACGGGGTAGCCCAGCTTGGCCGCCTCGGCGACCACCGCGTCCATGCTCTCTTGATTTCCAGAGACTGCGTGAGGATGTTCGCCCCGGGGTGCTGCTCGCTGAAAAGCGTGTAGTTGATACCCGCAGCCACGTAGCCCTGAGCGCAGAGCCAATGGAGGGTCCGCGCGTCGTCGGCCTTGTCACCGCTGGTGAACCCGCCGGAGTGCAGGTACACGACCAACCCGTAGTGCTGCCGCGACCGGTCGGCGGGTACATAGAGGTCGAACTTGTTCGCGTCGCCGTCGCCGTAGGGGATGTCGGCATAAACCGTTCCCACCGAGTCGTTCCAAACGACGGAGAAATCGTCGCCGAGGGGATTGCTCACCAGCTTGATGGCCGCCGAAAGCGTGAAGACGGCAATGAATATCCCCACGTAGAGGAAGCCCCAGAGAATGCGGTGGCGCTTTTTGGATGGCTGCTCTGGCGCATCGGTGGCTTGGAGAGGAATCGCAGGATCTCTAAAGCCCATTGACAAGCCACTCGCTCCAATTCATCCAACTCTTAGCGCGTGACCATCAACGAGCTGTTCGATCAGCCA
Proteins encoded:
- the erm(B) gene encoding 23S rRNA (adenine(2058)-N(6))-methyltransferase Erm(B); its protein translation is MQSPRAAGQQTPSPIAPSRAHPCLRLPSLKPRLLSQVHRWRRRRGRLEAAGFGHPDRSFRYHILRRSDYMNKNIKYSQNFLTSEKVLNQIIKQLNLKETDTVYEIGTGKGHLTTKLAKISKQVTSIELDSHLFNLSSEKLKLNTRVTLIHQDILQFQFPNKQRYKIVGSIPYHLSTQIIKKVVFESHASDIYLIVEEGFYKRTLDIHRTLGLLLHTQVSIQQLLKLPAECFHPKPKVNSVLIKLTRHTTDVPDKYWKLYTYFVSKWVNREYRQLFTKNQFHQAMKHAKVNNLSTVTYEQVLSIFNSYLLFNGRK
- a CDS encoding prolyl oligopeptidase family serine peptidase, coding for MDAVVAEAAKLGYPVNEMAIGGGSAGGCLALLYAYRDTAESPVPVRFVFEAVGPSSFYPEDWDNYGLDKPEAQAEAAGLFGVMTGAKLTPDMFGTPAYDAAVKDASALLWVTKDAVPTVMAYCTHDTMQPFKASVRLDRALTENGVPHDCFVAEHSGHGLQNDSAVYRQYLETVLEYLKTYMPPES
- a CDS encoding alpha/beta hydrolase; translated protein: MGFRDPAIPLQATDAPEQPSKKRHRILWGFLYVGIFIAVFTLSAAIKLVSNPLGDDFSVVWNDSVGTVYADIPYGDGDANKFDLYVPADRSRQHYGLVVYLHSGGFTSGDKADDARTLHWLCAQGYVAAGINYTLFSEQHPGANILTQSLEIKRAWTRWSPRRPSWATP